One window of Cataglyphis hispanica isolate Lineage 1 chromosome 12, ULB_Chis1_1.0, whole genome shotgun sequence genomic DNA carries:
- the LOC126853767 gene encoding diuretic hormone receptor-like, with product MAWFLTNDTEPLVDDNYVLNVINYINELNGSLSGLKCLEREYEDQNRKEERLECEVNWDTILCWPRTPPGTLAIIPCFEELNGIPYDNTQNASRWCWPNGTWDNYSNYSLCRDVRLPAIEPGVEISTTLYFIGYGLSLFTLIVAVCIFIYYKELRCLRNNIHTNLMFTYIMADLTWILTTVMQVFTQSNIPTCVTLFSFFHYFHLTNFFWMFVEGLYLYLLVVKTFTGENIKLRLCLIIGWGVPIPIIAMWGIAKSLNQKVMTHVVNQVNQEVALWRHCPWMIPHPYDWFYQAPAITVLAVNMVFLFMIMRVLITKLWSANNVETQQYRKASKALLVLIPLLGVTYVLVIAGPTEGQVANIFSYARAVLLSSQGFFVALFYCFLNTEVQNAVRHHFSRWSTARNLGNHRRYYNNWSPRSRTESIRLYCQPSNPYQKRESTVSETTTTTVIGPNSNTTFLDKSKNVISEDLNE from the exons ATGGCCTGGTTCCTTACAAACGACACAGAGCCGCTGGTCGACGATAATTACGTGTTGAACGTAATCAACTACATTAACGAACTAAACGGGTCGCTTAGCGGCCTCAAGTGTCTCGAACGCGAGTATGAGGATCAAAATAGGAAGGAAGAGCGATTGGAATGCGAAGTGAACTGGGACACTATATTGTGCTGGCCCCGGACTCCTCCCGGCACCTTGGCCATTATCCCTTGCTTTGAAGAGCTCAACGGAATACCCTATGATAACACTC aaaaCGCCAGTCGGTGGTGTTGGCCCAATGGGACATGGGACAATTACTCCAACTACTCTTTGTGCCGCGACGTGCGACTGCCGGCGATCGAGCCTGGGGTAGAAATATCGACCACGCTATATTTTATCGGCTACGGCTTATCCTTATTCACTTTAATAGTGGCAGTCtgcatttttatctattacaa ggAGTTGCGATGTCTTAGAAATAACATACACACAAATCTAATGTTCACATATATCATGGCTGACTTGACGTGGATTTTAACTACTGTGATGcag GTATTTACGCAATCAAACATACCAACTTGCGTGACGCTCTTCTCGTTTTTTCACTACTTTCACTTGACGAACTTTTTCTGGATGTTCGTTGAGG GTCTATATCTGTATCTGTTGGTCGTGAAAACGTTCACTGGGGAGAATATCAAGTTGAGACTCTGCCTAATCATCGGCTGGG GTGTTCCAATCCCTATAATAGCGATGTGGGGAATCGCCAAGTCGCTGAATCAAAAAGTTATGACCCATGTTGTGAACCAGGTTAATCAG GAAGTCGCGCTTTGGAGGCACTGTCCATGGATGATACCACATCCCTATGACTGGTTTTATCAAGCACCTGCTATAACAGTCCTCGCAGTAAATATGGTGTTTCTTTTCATGATTATGCGG GTGTTGATAACGAAGCTATGGTCCGCCAACAACGTGGAAACGCAGCAATATAGGAAAGCCAGTAAAGCTCTCTTGGTGTTAATACCACTTCTAGGAGTGACGTATGTGCTGGTCATAGCGGGACCTACCGAAGGCCAGGTCGCAAATATATTCTCCTATGCACGTGCGGTGCTACTTTCTTCGCAG GGATTCTTTGTTGCgttgttttattgttttctcAATACGGAAGTGCAGAATGCAGTCAGACATCATTTTTCTCGATGGAGCACCGCGCGAAATCTTGGCAATCACcgaagatattataataactggTCGCCTCGTTCAAGAACAGAAAGCATAAG GTTATACTGTCAACCGTCAAACCCGTACCAAAAACGGGAATCTACGGTAAGTGAAACCACAACTACGACAGTGATAGGCCCGAATTCCAACACGACGTTCCTCGATAAATCCAAGAATGTTATTTCGGAGGACCTCAACGAATGA